From a single Miscanthus floridulus cultivar M001 chromosome 8, ASM1932011v1, whole genome shotgun sequence genomic region:
- the LOC136472239 gene encoding monocopper oxidase-like protein SKU5 — translation MAMAAAMTVAVVLAAVVAAAAAAQAEVRWEVAYLTVEPLGPAQKVIGINNQFPGPLLNVTTNQNVRVNVQNNLDEPLLITWDGIQMRMNSWQDGVMGTNCPIPPGWNWTYEFQLKDQIGSFFYFPSLGLQRAAGGFGPITVNNRATVPLPFDQPHGDITLFIGDWYTKSHVELRNMLDDNQELGVPDAILINGKAPYRYDSALVPDGLQYETVGVEPGKTYRFRVHNVGISTSLNLRIQNHNMRLVETEGTYTNQQNYTNLDIHVGQSYSFLVTMDQNASTDYYIVASPRFASNPRWHEVAGVAILQYSNSKGRASGSLPDAPNDHYDKYYSMNQARSIRMNTSAGAARPNPQGSFHYGSINITQTFVLKNEQPLSINGKRRRTINRVSYSPPETPLRLADLHNLTGVYATNFPAMPSNAPARIASSALNASYKGFLEIVFQNNDTDVQTYHLDGYSFFVVGMNYGEWTPDRRNEYNKWDAISRCTTQVFPGGWTAVLVSLDNVGIWNLRAEKLDNWYRGQEVYVKVADPLGYNVTEMVIPDNALYCGLLKERQKPQVHESNSKSSAQGDAGWSNRLLTTMILVVAAVIFS, via the exons atggcgatggcggcggcgatgaCGGTCGCCGTGGTGCTCGCGGccgtcgtggcggcggcggccgcagcGCAGGCGGAGGTGCGCTGGGAGGTGGCGTACCTCACCGTGGAGCCCCTCGGCCCCGCGCAGAAG GTGATTGGGATAAACAACCAGTTCCCGGGTCCTCTCTTGAACGTGACGACGAACCAGAACGTGAGGGTGAACGTCCAAAACAACCTTGACGAGCCCCTCCTCATCACCTG GGACGGGATCCAGATGAGGATGAACTCGTGGCAGGACGGCGTCATGGGCACCAACTGCCCCATACCTCCGGGATGGAACTGGACCTACGAGTTCCAGCTCAAGGACCAGATCGGCAGTTTCTTCTACTTCCCGTCGCTCGGCCTCCAGCGTGCCGCCGGCGGGTTTGGCCCCATCACTGTCAACAACCGCGCCACCGTGCCTCTCCCCTTCGACCAGCCTCATGGTGATATCACCCTGTTCATCGGGGATTGGTACACCAAAAGCCATGTT GAACTGAGGAACATGCTAGATGATAATCAGGAACTAGGGGTACCAGATGCCATTCTTATCAATGGAAAGGCACCTTACAGATATGACAGTGCACTGGTTCCGGATGGCCTTCAGTATGAAACTGTTGGAGTTGAGCCAG GCAAAACATATCGCTTCCGTGTCCACAATGTTGGCATCTCAACTAGCCTCAACCTTAGGATCCAGAATCACAACATGCGTCTGGTAGAGACTGAAGGAACCTACACCAATCAGCAGAACTACACCAACCTGGACATCCATGTGGGACAGTCCTACTCTTTCTTGGTGACCATGGATCAGAATGCAAGCACCGACTACTACATTGTGGCGAGCCCGAGGTTTGCAAGCAATCCTCGATGGCATGAAGTAGCTGGTGTAGCCATCCTTCAGTATTCAAACTCCAAGGGCAGGGCTTCTGGCAGCCTCCCTGATGCTCCAAATGATCACTATGACAAGTACTACTCCATGAACCAGGCAAGGTCCATCAG AATGAACACAAGCGCTGGTGCTGCCCGTCCAAACCCACAGGGATCATTCCACTATGGATCGATCAACATCACTCAGACCTTTGTTCTCAAGAACGAGCAACCCTTGAGCATCAATGGAAAGCGTCGGAGGACTATCAACAGGGTGTCATACTCTCCTCCAGAGACGCCACTGAGGCTTGCTGACCTCCACAACCTGACTGGAGTCTACGCAACTAACTTCCCTGCAATGCCCAGCAATGCGCCAGCGAGGATAGCTTCATCTGCGCTGAACGCATCCTACAAGGGTTTCCTAGAGATCGTTTTCCAGAACAATGACACTGATGTTCAGACCTACCATCTTGATGGCTACTCATTCTTTGTTGTTGG GATGAATTATGGCGAGTGGACACCAGACAGGAGGAATGAATACAACAAGTGGGATGCCATCTCTCGCTGCACCACTCAG GTCTTCCCCGGGGGCTGGACTGCGGTCCTAGTCTCGCTTGACAATGTTGGTATCTGGAATCTGCGTGCCGAAAAGCTGGATAACTGGTACAGAGGGCAGGAGGTCTATGTGAAGGTTGCTGATCCACTGGGCTACAACGTCACTGAAATGGTCATCCCGGATAATGCCCTGTACTGTGGTCTACTGAAGGAGAGGCAAAA GCCACAGGTTCATGAGTCAAACAGCAAGTCGTCGGCGCAAGGCGATGCTGGATGGAGCAACAGGCTCCTCACAACCATGATACTGGTCGTTGCAGCTGTGATCTTCAGTTGA
- the LOC136472241 gene encoding uncharacterized protein, translated as MALSVSTPTSSSLVPSSRQVVRLTSRSAKPATSSLRSLPVAARAAAGNAPTSPVSEVVTELDAVAGFSEIVPDTVVFDDFERFAPTAATVSSSLLLGIAGLPDTKFKSAIDTALADGECNALEKPEDRMSCYLTKALANVGAELAHQVPGRVSTEIDARLAYDTQGIILRVHELLNLYNQHDVSTDRLLFKIPATWQGIEASRLLESEGVQTHLTFVYSFAQAAAAAQAGASVVQIFVGRLRDWARNHSGDPEIDEALKKGEDAGLALAKKVYAYIHRNGYKTKLMVAAIRNKQDIFSLLGIDYIIAPLKILQSLEESVTDPDVKYGYVPKLTPPFGKTYNFTEEELVKWDQLSLSAAMGPAAEELLASGLEGYVNQARRVEELFGKIWPPPNV; from the exons ATGGCGCTCTCCGTATCCACGCCCACCTCCTCCTCCCTCGTCCCGTCCTCCCGTCAG GTGGTCAGGTTGACTTCGCGGTCGGCAAAGCCTGCGACTTCCAGCCTCCGGAGTCTGCCTGTGGCCGCGCGGGCCGCCGCTGGCAACGCACCCACGTCCCCGGTCAGCG AGGTCGTCACTGAGCTTGACGCGGTGGCCGGCTTCAGCGAGATCGTGCCGGACACCGTCGTGTTCGATGATTTCGAGAG ATTCGCACCCACGGCGGCCACTGTTAGCTCGTCGCTGCTGCTTGGGATCGCTGGGCTCCCAGACACCAAGTTCAAG AGTGCGATAGATACTGCGCTGGCAGATGGTGAGTGCAACGCATTGGAGAAGCCTGAGGACAGGATGTCCTGTTACCTCACCAAG GCTCTGGCAAACGTTGGCGCTGAACTAGCTCATCAAGTCCCTGGACGCGTTTCGACTGAAATAGATGCTCGGTTGGCTTATGACACCCAGGGCATTATCCTCAGG GTGCATGAACTGTTGAATCTATACAACCAGCATGATGTCTCAACTGACCGCTTGCTATTCAAAATTCCTGCTACTTGGCAA GGCATAGAGGCCTCAAGGTTGCTTGAATCTGAAGGAGTTCAAACACATTTAACATTTGTTTACAG TTTCGCACAAGCAGCAGCGGCAGCACAAGCTGGTGCATCTGTTGTACAGATATTTGTGGGGCGGTTGCGG GATTGGGCAAGGAATCACTCTGGTGATCCAGAGATAGATGAAGCTCTGAAGAAGGGAGAAGATGCTGGGCTTGCTTTG GCGAAGAAAGTATATGCCTATATTCACAGAAATGGGTACAAAACAAAGTTGATGGTCGCTGCCATACGGAACAAGCAGGACATATTTAGCCTTCTGGG GATTGATTACATCATTGCACCACTGAAGATATTGCAGTCTCTGGAAGAATCTGTCACCGATCCTGATGTGAAGTACGGTTATGTCCCAAAGTTGACTCCTCCTTTTGGCAAGACGTACAACTTCACTGAAGAGGAG CTTGTGAAGTGGGACCAGTTGAGCCTATCAGCTGCAATGGGGCCAGCTGCAGAAGAACTACTTGCTTCAGGACTAGAGGGATATGTGAACCAAGCACGCCGCGTTGAGGAGCTCTTTGGGAAGATCTGGCCACCTCCCAATGTTTAA
- the LOC136476484 gene encoding DNA topoisomerase 1 beta-like yields the protein MAVVNPSNNPAMFEDDDDAPISFKRTSNSLKTARPTPSKQDGSSGGAGNPVRSPKPVVPNPQKNGVTGASRPMHMKPPSSSPNHWPSGSGQPNSSAQHSSKGNNSIDKSKLKRPLVKDERSDDSDDEVPIGLRRKAEEKKLKRVDTGVQKADDSDDDDKPLSLKFNSSKMSSNSASKPVPQRTAAPKVEQPDKDSDDDKPLASRLPSNAGPKSGGNVSEDSEDEKPLAARFSKVAGSGNLKTASSSKGLNSDTNGQRSLGKRPLDNRNQTSSALKKAKPSNASASAIVKREIKTDDNDNTPLAQRLKMGESSKGKLSTKSIVKKSPASAAKDIKKLKGKGKLKKNMKNSQFSKTMKVPPGSGGGKKWTTLEHNGVIFPLPYKPHGVKMLYNGQPVDLTPEQEEVATMFAVMKDTDYAGKPTFIDNFFTDWRKILGKNHIIKKFELCDFTPIYEWHLREKEKKKQMTTAEKKALKEEKLKQEEKYMWAVVDGVKEKVGNFRVEPPGLFRGRGEHPKMGKLKRRIRPSDITINIGKGAPVPECPIPGESWKEVKHDNTVTWLAFWNDPISQKDFKYVFLAASSSLKGQSDKEKYEKSRKLKGHIQRIRGNYTKDFKNKDVTRRQIAVATYLIDKLALRAGNEKDDDEADTVGCCTLKVDNVTCMPPNKIQFDFLGKDSIRYFNTVEVEELVYKAIEGFRAGKKPGEDLFDNIDTTRLNAHLKDLMPGLTAKVFRTYNASITLDGILHEETEDGTLLEKIAVYQRANKEVAIICNHQRSVSKSHESQMIKLNEKIDELKSQMEELKADLSKAKKGKPLGYDKEGKQKRNLAPEVIEKKIAMVEGKIDKMEMDKKTREDLKTVALGTSKINYLDPRITVAWCKRHEVPIEKIFNKSLIAKFGWAMDVDPDFRF from the exons ATGGCGGTCGTCAACCCTAGCAACAACCCTGCTATgttcgaggacgacgacgacgctccAATTTCGTTCAAGAGGACAAGCAACTCTCTGAAGACTGCCAGGCCCACCCCCTCCAAGCAGGACGGGTCGTCAGGAGGCGCTGGGAACCCTGTTAGGAGCCCCAAACCTGTGGTTCCCAATCCACAGAAGAACGGCGTGACCGGGGCTTCGAGACCAATGCATATGAAGCCACCGTCGTCCAGCCCAAACCATTGGCCTTCGGGGTCTGGCCAGCCAAACAGTTCGGCACAACATAGTTCAAAGGGTAATAATAGCATTGACAAGAGTAAACTGAAAAGACCTCTTGTGAAAGATGAGAGGTCTGACGATTCAGATGATGAGGTGCCGATTGGGTTGAGGAGAAAGGCTGAGGAGAAGAAGTTGAAGAGAGTTGATACCGGGGTTCAGAAGGCGGATGACTCAGATGACGATGATAAGCCATTGAGTCTCAAGTTCAACTCGTCCAAAATGTCTTCCAACAGCGCGAGTAAGCCTGTTCCACAGAGGACTGCGGCACCAAAGGTTGAGCAGCCTGACAAAGATTCAGATGATGATAAACCATTGGCAAGCAGGTTGCCCAGTAATGCCGGTCCAAAAAGTGGAGGTAATGTCTCTGAAGATTCAGAGGATGAGAAGCCATTGGCTGCCAGATTTTCAAAAGTTGCTGGCAGTGGAAACCTAAAAACAGCTTCTTCCAGCAAAGGGTTAAACAGTGATACAAATGGCCAACGAAGTTTGGGCAAAAGGCCTCTAGACAATAGGAATCAAACAAGTTCAGCTCTTAAGAAGGCAAAGCCTTCAAATGCTTCAGCTTCTGCAATCGTTAAAAGAGAAATCAAGACAGATGACAATGACAACACACCTCTTGCACAAAGGCTGAAAATGGGGGAGTCTTCGAAAGGCAAGCTATCTACAAAGAGTATCGTCAAGAAGAGTCCTGCTTCTGCGGCGAAGGACATAAAGAAACTGAAAGGGAAAGGGAAATTAAAGAAGAACATGAAAAATTCTCAGTTCTCAAAGACAATGAAGGTCCCTCCTGGATCTGGTGGAGGAAAGAAATGGACTACCTTGGAGCACAATGGCGTTATTTTCCCTCTTCCATACAAGCCTCATGGTGTCAAAATGCTTTACAATGGGCAACCTGTTGATCTGACACCAGAACAAGAGGAG GTTGCAACAATGTTTGCTGTTATGAAAGACACAGACTATGCGGGCAAGCCAACATTCATTGATAACTTTTTCACTGACTGGAGAAAAATTCTTGGTAAAAACCATATTATTAAGAAGTTCGAGCTTTGTGATTTCACACCAATATATGAATGGCACCTcagagagaaggagaagaagaagcagatgACAACAGCG GAGAAAAAAGCATTGAAGGAAGAGAAATTGAAACAAGAGGAGAAGTACATGTGGGCTGTTGTAGATGGTGTTAAAGAAAAG GTTGGAAATTTCAGAGTAGAACCGCCTGGCTTGTTCAGGGGACGTGGAGAACATCCAAAG ATGGGAAAACTAAAGCGACGCATTCGACCAAGCGATATCACGATAAATATTGGAAAAGGAGCTCCAGTCCCTGAGTGCCCGATACCTGGAGAAAG TTGGAAAGAAGTCAAACATGACAATACTGTTACATGGCTGGCTTTTTGGAATGATCCAATTAGCCAAAAGGATTTCAAGTATGTTTTCCTGGCAGCAAGCAGCTCACTGAAAGGGCAAAGTGACAAAGAGAAGTATGAGAAGTCCAGAAAGTTGAAG GGTCACATACAAAGAATTCGTGGGAATTATACAAAAGATTTCAAAAACAAAGATGTGACGAGGAGGCAAATTGCTGTGGCAACATACCTTATAGATAAACTGGCCCTTAGGGCAGGCAATGAAAAG GATGATGATGAAGCTGATACTGTTGGTTGCTGTACGCTGAAGGTTGATAATGTTACGTGTATGCCCCCAAATAAGATTCAG TTTGACTTTCTGGGTAAAGATTCAATAAGATACTTTAACACCGTAGAGGTTGAAGAGCTTGTGTACAAGGCAATTGAGGGTTTCCGTGCTG GAAAGAAGCCGGGAGAAGATCTCTTTGACAATATTGATACAACTAGGCTAAATGCTCATTTGAAGGATCTAATGCCTGGGCTTACTGCAAAAGTGTTCCGTACATATAATGCTTCCATCACATTGGACGGAATT TTGCATGAAGAAACAGAAGATGGAACTCTTCTAGAAAAAATCGCAGTCTATCAACGAGCAAACAAAGAG GTTGCCATAATCTGTAACCATCAGCGTAGTGTCTCAAAATCACATGAATCCCAGATGATTAAACTGAATGAAAAGATTGATGAATTGAAG TCCCAAATGGAGGAGCTGAAAGCAGACTTGAGCAAAGCAAAGAAAGGGAAGCCTCTAGGATATGATAAAGAGGGGAAGCAAAAGAGGAACTTGGCTCCTGAAGT GATTGAAAAGAAGATCGCAATGGTTGAAGGCAAGATAGATAAGATGGAGATGGATAAGAAGACAAGAGAGGATCTGAAGACGGTTGCACTTGGAACATCAAAGATCAACTACCTTGATCCTAGAATTACTGTGGCATGGTGCAAACGCCATGAGGTCCCTATTGAGAAG ATTTTCAACAAATCTCTTATCGCGAAATTTGGATGGGCAATGGACGTCGACCCGGACTTCAGATTCTAG